Proteins from a single region of Thermovirga sp.:
- a CDS encoding serine kinase, translating into MKIGDILENLEGVTIHVAGGEKVEITQGFAGDLLSFVMGSAPEKALWVTIQNHVNVAAVALLKEVPLILLASGRIPSPELREQCQREGIALASTEMDSFEACGRLYAMGVRNGSRV; encoded by the coding sequence ATGAAAATAGGGGACATCCTTGAGAACCTGGAGGGAGTCACGATCCACGTGGCCGGCGGGGAGAAGGTGGAGATCACCCAAGGATTCGCGGGTGACCTGCTGAGCTTTGTTATGGGCTCGGCGCCCGAGAAAGCGCTATGGGTAACCATCCAGAATCATGTTAACGTGGCCGCCGTGGCGCTGCTAAAAGAGGTTCCCCTCATCCTCCTGGCCTCGGGAAGGATTCCGTCACCGGAATTAAGAGAGCAGTGCCAGAGGGAAGGAATTGCCTTGGCCTCGACAGAGATGGATTCCTTCGAGGCCTGCGGAAGGCTTTACGCCATGGGGGTAAGGAACGGATCCAGGGTATGA